The Urbifossiella limnaea nucleotide sequence CGACGTGACGACACTCGACGGCGTCCAGGCTGTCCGGGTCTTGGGGGGTCACGGGGCTCGCGGACGAGGCGGCCCGGACCACGGTTTCCGGCAGGTCGTCGACCGTGATCGTGTCCCCCTCGGCCAGAATCTGCGCCCGCTCGATGACGTTGGCGAGTTCCCGGACGTTCCCCGGCCAGGCGTACCGGGTGAGGACCGTCATCGCCTCGGGCTCGATGTTCATGGGCGCTCCCCTGACCGCACGCGTGGTCAGGAAGTGCGTGACCAGCAGCGGGATGTCCTCCGCCCGCTCGCGGAGCGCCGGCAGCGTGACGGCGATGACGTTCAGCCGGAAGAACAGGTCCTCCCGGAACCGGCCGGCCTTCTGCTCGTCCTCCAGCGGCTTGTTCGTCGCCGCCACCACCCGCACGTCCGCGCGCCGCTCCTGCGTGCTCCCCACGCGCCGGTAGTGCCCGTCCTCCAGCACCCGCAGCAGCTTGGCCTGGAGGCCCGGCGACATCTCGGCCACCTCGTCCACGAACAGCGTCCCGCCCTCGGCCACCTCGAACAGCCCCGGCTTCACCCGGTCGGCGCCGGTGAACGAGCCGCGCTCGTGACCGAACAGCTCGCTCTCCAGCAGGCTCTCCTGCAGCGTCGCGCAGTTCACCGTGACCAGCGGCTTCTCACGCCGCGGGCTGTTCCCGTGGATCGCCCGGGCGACGAGTTCCTTTCCCGTGCCGCTCGGCCCGCGGACCAGCACGGTGGCGTCGCTCGGGGCCACCTTCTCGATCAGCCCGAGCACCTTCCGCAGCGCCGGGCTCGCGCCGACCATGTGGTACCGCGGGGACTCGAACGTGAGCGTTTGCACCACCCGCCGCAGCCGCGAGTTCTCCCGCCGCAGCCGGCGCACCTCCGTCGCGCGGTCGAGGACCGGCAGCACCTGTTGCAGGCGGAACGGCTTGAGGACGTAGTCGAACGCCCCGGCCTTCATCGCCTCGACCGCGGTCTGGATCGACCCCTGCCCGGTCATGATGATCCCGACCAGGTCGGGGTCGGTCTGAAGCCCCTGGCGGAGGAGCTGGATGCCGTCGGTGCCGGGCATCATCAGGTCGCTCAGCAGCACGTCGAACTCGCCGTCCCGCAGCGCGGCGAGGCCCGCGGCGGGGTCCGAGAAGCCGACCGCGTCGTACCCCTCGTCGCGGAGGGACTCGCACAGGGCGGTCATCAGCTCGACCTCGTCGTCGACGACGAGCAGCCGCACGGAGCGGGCGGGCGCAGTCATGGTGATCCGTCCTCGTCGGTGCGGCCGGGTCACTCCGCGTGGAGGCCGGCGACGTTGGTGTCCGGGCGGACCGGCAGGGTGAGCCGGACGGTCGTCCCCTGGCCGGGCCGGCTCTCGACCTCCAGCGTGCCGTGGTGCTGCTGCACGATCCGGCGACAGATGGCGAGCCCGAGCCCGGTCCCCTTCCCCTCGTCCTTGGTGGTGAAGAACGGCTCGCACACCCGGCCGAGGAGCTCGGGCGGGATGCCGGTCCCGGTGTCCATGACCTCGACCACGACCGCCGGCCGGTCGGGGGGGAGCCGGCCCGGGCGGACCCGCGGCGCGAGCCGGCCGCCGGCGGGCATGGCGTCGGCGGCGTTCGTGAACAGGTTCAGGAACACCTGCCGGAGCTGCTGGCGGTCGGCGTGGATGTGCGGC carries:
- a CDS encoding sigma-54-dependent transcriptional regulator, with product MTAPARSVRLLVVDDEVELMTALCESLRDEGYDAVGFSDPAAGLAALRDGEFDVLLSDLMMPGTDGIQLLRQGLQTDPDLVGIIMTGQGSIQTAVEAMKAGAFDYVLKPFRLQQVLPVLDRATEVRRLRRENSRLRRVVQTLTFESPRYHMVGASPALRKVLGLIEKVAPSDATVLVRGPSGTGKELVARAIHGNSPRREKPLVTVNCATLQESLLESELFGHERGSFTGADRVKPGLFEVAEGGTLFVDEVAEMSPGLQAKLLRVLEDGHYRRVGSTQERRADVRVVAATNKPLEDEQKAGRFREDLFFRLNVIAVTLPALRERAEDIPLLVTHFLTTRAVRGAPMNIEPEAMTVLTRYAWPGNVRELANVIERAQILAEGDTITVDDLPETVVRAASSASPVTPQDPDSLDAVECRHVVEVLRRAGGNKVRAAKALGVSRRTLYRMLERYGLAGAAPPDGAGAPPA